Below is a window of Vicinamibacteria bacterium DNA.
GTCGAGTGCATAGAGGAGGGTCGCAAGTCCGGCGACCATGGGCACCGCGATGATCTGGCGAAACAACGTGGCGGTCACGGCGACGAGACAGGCGAGCCAGGCCACGCTGTGGAGGTGCATCAAGACTCCGCTGTCTGGCCAAAGCGCGTAGTCGATGACGTGAGTGAACGAAGACAGAGGGCGCCAGAATCGGATTTCGAGCTCATCATCGGCCCACCACGGCAAGACCCCGAGATCCTTGAGCGCGAGAATCTCTTCCGGATCCCCGGAAAGGAAGTCGTACATGCGATGGGTCATGTTGGCGGAATCGATCATCGGGTCGACTTCCAAGAACCGGGCACGGTGTATCACGTCATCCAGATACCAACCCGTGGGAATCGAGGGGAGACACAGGAGAACGGCGGCGAGAGCCGCGAGCCACCCGACTCGGGCCGAGGCAAGAAGCGTCGCGAGCTTGTTTGCTGGCGTTCCTCCCATGAGCCAATCCTTGTCAATCGACCGGCCGCCCGCAAGAAGGTCCCCGGAGAACGGGCGTGGTCATTCTTCGGGGGGCAGTACCTCGGACAGGCGTCCCTCGAGAAATCGGCGCTCGGCATCGTTTTGGACCAGCGCGAGCGCTCTCCGGTAGCTCTCTGCCGCCTCGACGGGCGAACCGAGGCGGCGAAGCAGATCGGCCCGCGCCGCGTGCAGCAAGTGATAATCGTCGAGATCGCCCGCCGCGGCGAGAACATCGATGAGCGCCAACCCCGCTCGTGGGCCGTTCACCATCGAGAACGCCACCGCGCGGTTCAACGACACGATGGGAGAAGGCTGCAAGCGCTCCAGCCGGTCGTAGAGACGCACGATCCGAGGCCAGTCCGTGTCCTCGGCCCGCACCGCGCGACAATGTTCGGCGGCGATCGCGGCCTGCAAAGCGAAGACACCGGGGTCGTCGCGAAGCGCCTCATCGACCATCGGAAACGCCTCTTCGATCTGCCCTCGATCCCAGAGACCGCGGTCCTGCTCTTCGAGGACGACGAGGTCGCCATCAGCGTCGAGACGGGCATCCCGCCGCGAGTCGTGAAGCAGCATGAGGGCGACGAGAGCGGTCGCGTCCTTCGGCGGCTCCGGCGCCATCAAGGCCGTCACCAGGCGTCCCAGGCGGATGGCCTCGACACAGAGATCGGCCCTCAGGAGACGATCGCCGCGAGTCGCGGTGTAGCCCTCGTTGAATACGAGATAGATCACCGTCAGCACCGCGTCGAGCCGCGCGGGCATGTCGCTGGTGTCGGGCACCTTGTACGGAATGCGGGCATTTCGAATCTTGCGTTTGGCACGCACCAGCCGCTGCGCCATTGTCGCCGTCGGCACGAGGAACGCGCGAGCGATCTCGTCGGTCTCGAGGCCGGCGAGCGTCCGGAGAGTCAGCGCGACCTGCGCTTCGAGCGCAAGCGCCGGGTGGCAGCACGTGAAGATGAGTCGCAGGCGATCGTCGGGGATCTCGTTCGTGTCGTCATGTGGCTCCGCGAGGGTGCGGCTCGATCGGGAGGCGGCGTAGGATTCGAGTTTTTCCTCGAACCGAGTGCGTCGCCGAATGCGATCGATGGCCTTGTAGCGGGCCGTCCGGATGATCCAGGCCCGCGGGGACTCGGGGACGCCGTCGCCAGGCCACTGACGTACGGCGGCGGCAAAAGCCTCCTGTGCCGCTTCTTCGGCAAGGTCGAAATCGCCCAGGATCCGAATCAAAGTGGCAACGATCCGACCCCAGTCGGATCGATAGAGTGCGTCAACCGCTGCGTTGGCGTCCACGGACACGCACGATAGTAGAAAAATTGGCGCCAGAGTGTCGATCTCGGCGCCTGCCATTCGACTTAACAGTGGAGGTACACATGAAGTACATGATGCTGATTTACGACGAGGAGCAAGGCTGGGACAAGCTCAGCGAGACCGAGCAGGAGCAAATCATGGCGCGCTACCGGCAGTTCACGCAACAGATTCAGTCGAGCGGGCAATTCCTGGCGGGCTCGCAGCTGCACCCGACGTCAGCGGCGACGAGCGTTCGCCTCCGCAACGGCAAGCGTCTGGTGACCGATGGCCCGTTCGCGGAGACCCGGGAGCAGCTCGGCGGTTACTACCTCGTCGAGGCCAAGGACCTCGACGAGGCGATCGGGCTCGCCGAACGGATTCCCTCGGCCGCCATGGGCACCGTCGAGATCAGGCCGCTGGTCGAGACCCAGGTGCCCACGACGACATGACGCGATCGAGGCATGTGGGTTTGTCTCGCGGACCGCCCGCGCTCAGCGAGCAACCTTCGTCGGCGGCGATGAGATGGCCTCGTTGTCCGCCGACAAGGCGTCACACGAGCAAGAGGCTATTCCAGACGTTTCCAGCGACCGGGCGGTAAGAGCGTCCCGAACCCCAGGTCGACTTCCAAGTATTCTGGCGCGAATTGACGATGGAATAAACGAGAGTCGAAGTGGTACTCTGACGTCACAACTCAAACCAAGTGGAGGACACACTCGTGGGAAGATTGGCGTGCGTCGAAGACCGTTTCGCGGGCTGGTTCCAGGTTCTGCTTGCTGGGCTCATGGTGGCTGTGGCACCTACGCCGGCGAGTGCACAGGGCGGTATCACCGCTTCCGGCAAGGTTACCGCCGATTCCTTGACGATAAGCGGTTTGAACTGCAGCGCGAGTGCCAATGGCGGCGCCCTGACGGCGGATTCGAGCGGAAACGTTTCCTGTTCCGATGATGACGTCGGCGGGGGTGGCGGCGGCGGGACGGTGCTGTTGCTTCACGGAGGAGCCACGTTGAACGCTGCGTCATTGACTCGATACGGATTTCTCCATCGCGAGAACCAGAACGTTCTAGAGACGACGGCATTCGCCATCCCGCGCGGCGGGATCCTGAAGAATATGTACGTCACCCCCAGTGCCCAGATCGATCCCGGATCCGAGGTGACGGTGACGATCCTCACGGGCCCCAACGTTGCCGGCCTGTCGGCGACTACGTTGACGGTTACGATCGACAACCTCGATGTCACCAACGTGGTCAGTAACACGGTCAACACGGCGAGCGTGAGCGCGGGAGATCTGGTCGTCATCCGGTGGGTCTCGAACGCCAGCTTCGTGGGTGGGTCGACCTACAATGTGACATTCGAGCTGGAAGCGCCCTGAATGGGACAGTCGACAATGACGAATTAGAATGACGAGCGATCGATGATTTCGAAAGCGAGCACAGGCAATCCGTGATCGAGGTAATCCTGAAGCGGTTCGAGACGCCGGACGAGACGCGGGAAATGCCCCGCGGGAAGTTCGAGATCGTCAAGCTTGGCGGGATGACCATCGGGCGGGCGACCTACCAGCCCGGGTGGAAATGGTCGGAGCACGTCGGGCCCGGCGTTGGAGCTTCTCGTTGCGACGTAGAGCACGTTGGGCTGGTCGTGTCGGGCAAGGCAACGGCCGCGTTCGACGACGGGAGCGTGACCGTGCTCGAGGCCGGACAGCTGTTCTACATTCCCGCGGTGCCGCACGACAGCTGGGTCGTCGGGGAGGAGCCCTACGTCTCGCTGCACTTTCTGGGTGCGGAGACGTACGGAAAATAGCCGCAGGTGATCGACAGGCCGCCCCGCGCCGGCGGCTTGCTGTCAGATCTCGAGGGCCTTCGGAACCATGGGGAGCGAACGAAGGCGAATGCCGGTGGCGGCGAAGATGGCGTTTCCGATGGCGGGCGCGACGCAGACGATGGGCGTTTCCCCGGCGCCGGCCGACGGCACGTCCTTCCGATCCACGAGAACGGTTTCCAGCACGGGCGCATCGCTGAAACGCGGCACGCGGTAGGCCGAAAATCGACCGTTCCCGATTCTCCCGTCGGCGAAATCGACGGCCTCGAACATCGCACCTCCGATACCCATGATTACCGAGCCTTCGATCTGGTTCGTCAATGCGTCCGGATTCACCACGGCCCCGCAGTCGAATGACGTCACGAGGCGCTCGATGCGCACGTGGCCGCTTGCCCGGTGTACCGAGATCTCGGCGCAGGTGGCAACGTAAGCGTTTTTCTCGAAGCCGCCCGCGATCCCGAACCCCCGATTCTCCGCCGGTTTTAGCCGCGCCCAGCCGAAGCGTTCGGCGGCCGCCTCGAGGACCCCATCGAGCCGCGGGTCGCCGGAGTTCTTCAGCCGAAAAACGAGGGGGTCCATTCCCAAGACATGCGCGAGCTCGTCCATGTGCGACTCGCGGGCGAAGTGATTGGCCGTGGCGGCGAGAGCGCGATACGAGCCCTGCCGAAGCGGGGAGTCCGACGGGTGAAACTCGATGTGACGGTTCGCCACCGCGTATTTCCCCTCGATGGCCGAGCCTCCCGAGTTGTAATTGTGAAACGCCCAGGCGGTGAGCTTCCCGTCGCGTCGCACACCCGCCTTTACCTCGATGACGCCCGCGGGTCGGAAGTACGCCCAGGTAAATTCCTCTTCGCGGGTCCAGACCAGCTTCACCGGCCTGCCGGCGGCTTTGGCGAGCCGGGCCGCCTCGATCGCACACTCTCCGGTGTGTTTCCCCCCGTACCCCGAGCCCGTGTCGGGGACGAGCACGCGGACGGCGTCCGGGGAAAGGTGGAACGCTTCGGCGAGCTCGTCGCGGACGCCGAACGGCCGCTGGGTGCCCGTCCATGCCGTCAGCCTGGCGTTCTCCCACTTCGCGACCGCCGCCCGGGGCTCGAGCGGCGCGTGAGCGATGTAGGCGACGGTGTAGGTCGACTCGAGCGTCTCGTCTGCCTCGGCCAGCCCTTCGGTCACCGAGCCCTCCACCATCCGTCGTGCCCGGTCGAAACCCTCTCCTTCGGTCGTGTGAGCCTTCAGGTGCTCGAAGATCGTCGATGCCGATGGCAGTGGCTTCGCTTTCCACTCCGCCCCGATGGACTCGATGGCGCGCTCGGCTTGCGCTGCGCTCGGCGCGGCCACGCCGATGAAGTCGCCGTCGCGTACGAGGACGACACCATCCATCGCTTCGGCCCGCGACACGTCCGCCGAGACCAGCACCGCGCCGATGGAGTCCGGACGGAGCACTTTGCCGTACCACATCCCGTCGAGTTTCAGGTCCGAGACGAATCGATGTTTTCCCGTGACGAAGTCGCGTCCGTTTACTTTGGGAACGGACCGGCCGGCTTCCGTCCACCGCTCGGGAGATGTCACGGTTGCATGCTCGGGAATCCGTTGCGCGAGAGTCTTGCCATTCGTGAGCTCGGCGAACGTAAGCGCGCGATCCGACGCGGAGTCGAGAACCGACCCGTCGGCGACGACGAGCGCGTCTGGTGCTACCTGCCATCGCTCTGCCGCGAGAGCGAGGAGAATCTCGCGCGCAGCCGCGGCGGCCTTCCGGAGCTGCGGCGCCATGCGGGGCGTCGAGAGGCTTCCGAAGGTTCCGATGTCGAACGGCACCCGGTCGGTGTCACCCATGACGAGCTCGATGGTGTCCGTCGATACGTGGAGCTCGTCCGCCACCGCCTGCGAGAGCGAGGTCCGGGTGTTCTGTCCCACCTCTACCTTGCCGGTGTAGACGGTGATCCTTCCGTTGGCCCCGATGTGGAGCCATGCCGCGATCTCGGTGGGGGCTCCCTCGTCGAGCCCGCGACGCCGGCCGCCACCCGACTCCTGGGCGCCGATGACGTCGTCGACGGCGAGCCAAACGACAATCCCGGTTCCCGCCGTCCTCAGGAAGGTCCGCCGGTCGAAGTCGAAATGATACCGGGCCGATTCGTCGAGCTCGTATCGTTCTGGCTCGTACGCGGGGTCGGGTGTCGGTTTGTGGCTCATCGGTCTTGCTCCGTCGACTCGCCCGCGACGTTCTCGATCGCCGCCAGGATCCGCGGGTAGGTGCCACAGCGGCAGATATTCCCCTCCATCGCTCGCAAGATTTCGTCGCGCGTCGGGCGCGGATTCTGGTTCAGAAGGCCCACCCCCGCGAGGATCATGCCCGGGGTGCAGTAGCCGCACTGGAGCGCCTGCGCATCCAGGAAACTCTGCTGGAGCGGGTGGAGCCTCCCGTCGCGCTCGAGTCCCTCGATCGTGGTGATTTCTTTCTCGATCGCGGCCTCGACGCGGGTGAGACAGGAACGCACCGGAGCCCCGTCGATCAGCACGGTGCACGCTCCGCATTGCCCTTCCCCGCAGCCGTACTTCACGCCGGTCACGTCCACCTGCTCGCGCAGCACCCGCAGCAGAGTTTCGCCCTCCTCGGCGTCCACGCCGATGCGGGCTCGATTCACCCGGAGCTCTTTCACCCTCGCCATCGCTTTGCCCTTTCGGTTGTCCCGAGCCAGAGAATACCTCACTGGCCGCTCGTCAGTCGAAACGACTCCTCGAGAAAAGAACGAAGCGACATCTGTTAGAGTTTCCATTGGGCAGATGATCCGGCGGATCGACCGAAGGAACTTTCTGAAGGCCGCGGTGTCGCTTCCCACGCTCGTCTCCGCGCCGGCGCTCGGCCGGTCGATCTCGGCCTCGCGGTGGACCGAGCTCGGCCGCACCTGGCTTCGCGAGTCTTCGGTGGCCCTCGCCCTCAAATCGGGGCAGTTGCTTCCCCTGGGCGAGGAGGCCGCACCGGTCCCCGAGCTCGCCGATTTTGCGACGCTGTCCAATCGCTTTTCCGATCTCGCGCGACACTTCCTGTTCGAGTACTACCCCTGGTACGGATCTGAGCCATGGCGGCACTGGGATGCCGCGTCGCGAAAGCCTCCCGACGACCTGGCAACGCACTACGTCCCCCGACTGGGAGCTTACGATTCACGAGATCGCTCGATCATCGAGAAGCACGCGCGCTGGATAGCGAGCTCCGGTGTCGGCTCGATCTCGCTGTCCTGGTGGGGATCGGGGAGCTACGAGGATCAAAGCGTGCACCAGGTTCTGGATGTCATGAAGGATCACGGCATCTCGGTTTCGTTCGGTCTCGAGCCCTACGCCAACGATCGAGGCGCTCGGCTGGCGAGTGACGTTCTCTACTTGATGCGCGAGTACGGCGAGAAACGAGGATGGGACGCCTTTCTGATCCTGCGGAACGAAGACGGAAGCGAGAGCCCGGTATTCAAGGGCTTCCGTTGCATCCTTCCCGAGACGATCGTCGATTGCCACGGCTCTCGACAGGCGGTGCCCGACTACACGCCCGATGCCGTCTGGCGCCAGCAGATCGACTCGCTGCGACGAGAGCTCCGCTGGGACTTCGAACGGGTGTTCCTTCTCGCCGACTCGCTGGATTTCGGTCGGACGCCCGCGTCCGGCTTCGATGGCGTCGGGATTTACGACAACTTCATCCCGCCGGAACACTATGCGCCACTCGCCCGGGGAGCCTCGGCCGCGGGACTCGTCTTCTCTTTCAACATCAACCCCGGCTATGACGAGATCCTGCTGCGTGACGTGCCCGCCGACAGCTGCTATCAGCCGAGGCCGTTCGCGCCGACGACGTTCCCGCTCGACTGGAACCGCCTAGACGACCGAGAGCGCGCCGCGGTCTTGTCGATGGGACGGATCCGGGACTCGCTGACGGCGACCCTCGCAACGCAATGTGACCTCGCGCTCTCGAATTACCGCCGCGGGTTCTTCCTCGTCTACATCAACTCCTTCAACGAATGGCACGAGGGCCACGTTTTCGAGCCGATGAAGGACGATGCCGAGCTGAGCGGCGCCGAGCGCACCTTCGGCTATCACAACCCCAGCTACGGCGGCTATCGGCTCGAGGCTTTGACCGAAGGAATTCACGCGCTCGTCTTTC
It encodes the following:
- a CDS encoding cupin domain-containing protein → MIEVILKRFETPDETREMPRGKFEIVKLGGMTIGRATYQPGWKWSEHVGPGVGASRCDVEHVGLVVSGKATAAFDDGSVTVLEAGQLFYIPAVPHDSWVVGEEPYVSLHFLGAETYGK
- a CDS encoding molybdopterin cofactor-binding domain-containing protein; this translates as MSHKPTPDPAYEPERYELDESARYHFDFDRRTFLRTAGTGIVVWLAVDDVIGAQESGGGRRRGLDEGAPTEIAAWLHIGANGRITVYTGKVEVGQNTRTSLSQAVADELHVSTDTIELVMGDTDRVPFDIGTFGSLSTPRMAPQLRKAAAAAREILLALAAERWQVAPDALVVADGSVLDSASDRALTFAELTNGKTLAQRIPEHATVTSPERWTEAGRSVPKVNGRDFVTGKHRFVSDLKLDGMWYGKVLRPDSIGAVLVSADVSRAEAMDGVVLVRDGDFIGVAAPSAAQAERAIESIGAEWKAKPLPSASTIFEHLKAHTTEGEGFDRARRMVEGSVTEGLAEADETLESTYTVAYIAHAPLEPRAAVAKWENARLTAWTGTQRPFGVRDELAEAFHLSPDAVRVLVPDTGSGYGGKHTGECAIEAARLAKAAGRPVKLVWTREEEFTWAYFRPAGVIEVKAGVRRDGKLTAWAFHNYNSGGSAIEGKYAVANRHIEFHPSDSPLRQGSYRALAATANHFARESHMDELAHVLGMDPLVFRLKNSGDPRLDGVLEAAAERFGWARLKPAENRGFGIAGGFEKNAYVATCAEISVHRASGHVRIERLVTSFDCGAVVNPDALTNQIEGSVIMGIGGAMFEAVDFADGRIGNGRFSAYRVPRFSDAPVLETVLVDRKDVPSAGAGETPIVCVAPAIGNAIFAATGIRLRSLPMVPKALEI
- a CDS encoding RNA polymerase sigma factor translates to MSVDANAAVDALYRSDWGRIVATLIRILGDFDLAEEAAQEAFAAAVRQWPGDGVPESPRAWIIRTARYKAIDRIRRRTRFEEKLESYAASRSSRTLAEPHDDTNEIPDDRLRLIFTCCHPALALEAQVALTLRTLAGLETDEIARAFLVPTATMAQRLVRAKRKIRNARIPYKVPDTSDMPARLDAVLTVIYLVFNEGYTATRGDRLLRADLCVEAIRLGRLVTALMAPEPPKDATALVALMLLHDSRRDARLDADGDLVVLEEQDRGLWDRGQIEEAFPMVDEALRDDPGVFALQAAIAAEHCRAVRAEDTDWPRIVRLYDRLERLQPSPIVSLNRAVAFSMVNGPRAGLALIDVLAAAGDLDDYHLLHAARADLLRRLGSPVEAAESYRRALALVQNDAERRFLEGRLSEVLPPEE
- a CDS encoding (2Fe-2S)-binding protein is translated as MRYSLARDNRKGKAMARVKELRVNRARIGVDAEEGETLLRVLREQVDVTGVKYGCGEGQCGACTVLIDGAPVRSCLTRVEAAIEKEITTIEGLERDGRLHPLQQSFLDAQALQCGYCTPGMILAGVGLLNQNPRPTRDEILRAMEGNICRCGTYPRILAAIENVAGESTEQDR
- a CDS encoding YciI family protein; this encodes MKYMMLIYDEEQGWDKLSETEQEQIMARYRQFTQQIQSSGQFLAGSQLHPTSAATSVRLRNGKRLVTDGPFAETREQLGGYYLVEAKDLDEAIGLAERIPSAAMGTVEIRPLVETQVPTTT